A DNA window from Shewanella baltica contains the following coding sequences:
- a CDS encoding SPOR domain-containing protein, with translation MSNRDYANRRPQSGAKPRPVRATRPTRAKPSQSKSAPRKKLPLTLIGFVILAVGCFVYFLWSIKDNAQQEEQPRPTPAKKTEVRVKPQENVVLTPKVKEPERKAVVIPVATEETAEPVAPPKKDPNALPPQPKEEWTYLSELENKHVEVDIPDVVASRTPMQYQLQCASFRQESQANEMKAVIAFQGLEAQVRQVEGTTGMWYKVALGPYERKRDAERKRHTLQNAGINGCQILAIPK, from the coding sequence ATGAGTAATCGCGATTATGCCAATAGAAGGCCGCAGTCGGGCGCTAAACCGCGCCCAGTCCGCGCGACTCGCCCAACCCGAGCAAAGCCTTCACAATCTAAATCAGCGCCGCGTAAGAAGCTGCCGCTGACGCTGATAGGCTTTGTCATACTCGCTGTGGGTTGTTTCGTCTATTTTCTATGGAGCATTAAAGATAATGCTCAGCAAGAAGAGCAGCCGAGGCCAACTCCGGCTAAGAAAACTGAAGTCCGAGTTAAGCCGCAAGAAAATGTGGTGCTCACCCCTAAGGTGAAAGAACCCGAGCGTAAAGCCGTCGTTATTCCTGTGGCGACAGAGGAGACAGCAGAGCCTGTTGCTCCGCCGAAGAAGGACCCTAACGCTCTGCCGCCTCAACCGAAGGAAGAATGGACCTATCTCAGTGAGCTTGAAAACAAGCATGTTGAAGTCGATATTCCCGATGTGGTCGCGAGCCGAACACCGATGCAATATCAGTTGCAGTGTGCTTCTTTCCGCCAAGAATCACAGGCGAACGAGATGAAAGCCGTGATCGCTTTCCAAGGTTTAGAGGCGCAAGTAAGACAGGTCGAAGGTACGACAGGTATGTGGTACAAAGTCGCTTTAGGTCCTTACGAACGTAAGCGTGATGCAGAACGTAAGCGTCATACGCTACAAAATGCGGGGATTAATGGTTGTCAGATTCTGGCAATCCCTAAATAA
- the argS gene encoding arginine--tRNA ligase — MKSHIQSLLEQTLESFKQQGIVPADFEARIQVDRTKDKSHGDLATNLAMMLTKVAGKNPRELAQLIIDTLPASAYVAKVEIAGPGFINFFINDSALADQLQNAVNDEHLGIKLPTPQTVVVDYSSPNLAKEMHVGHLRSTIIGDSVVRALEFLGHKVIRQNHVGDWGTQFGMLLAYMEELRAKNGEKAQLELSDLENFYRAAKLRFDESAEFATRARQLVVELQSGDEYCNKLWREFNDISLSHCHEVYARLGVSLTRADVHGESAYNADLEQVVKDLDAQGLLTESNGAKVVFQEAFRNKEGEPLPVIIQKADGGYLYATSDLAAMRYRSNVLKADRVLYFVDLRQALHFQQVFSLAKLAKFVREDMSLEHLGFGTMNGEDGRPFKTRSGGVVKLVDLLEEANVRALELVRSKNPDMDEVTLTEIARVVGISAVKYADLSKNRTSDYIFSFEQMLSFEGNTAPYLLYAYTRVAGIFKRVTDLDLSQAKIVLEHEKEKDLGNKLAQFGEILSRVVDKGQPHVLCAYLYELAGAFSSFYEACPVLAADNDAQKNSRLLLAQLTARTLQKGLNLLGIETLERM; from the coding sequence ATGAAATCACATATCCAATCATTACTTGAACAAACTCTAGAATCCTTTAAACAACAAGGTATTGTGCCTGCTGACTTTGAAGCGCGCATTCAGGTAGATCGAACCAAGGATAAGAGTCATGGCGACTTGGCAACCAACTTAGCCATGATGCTGACTAAGGTCGCAGGCAAGAATCCACGCGAATTAGCCCAACTGATCATCGACACCTTACCGGCTTCGGCTTATGTGGCTAAGGTTGAGATCGCAGGTCCTGGCTTTATCAACTTTTTTATCAACGACAGCGCCTTAGCGGATCAACTGCAAAATGCCGTCAACGATGAGCATTTAGGTATCAAGTTACCGACACCGCAAACCGTTGTTGTTGATTACTCTTCACCAAACCTCGCCAAAGAAATGCACGTAGGTCACCTACGTTCAACCATCATTGGTGACAGTGTGGTACGTGCGCTGGAATTTTTAGGCCACAAAGTCATTCGTCAAAACCATGTGGGCGACTGGGGTACACAATTTGGTATGTTGCTGGCCTATATGGAAGAGCTACGCGCCAAAAATGGTGAGAAAGCGCAACTTGAACTGTCTGATTTAGAAAACTTTTACCGCGCTGCCAAACTGCGCTTCGACGAATCGGCCGAGTTTGCGACCCGCGCTCGTCAATTAGTGGTTGAGTTGCAATCTGGCGACGAATACTGCAACAAACTGTGGCGCGAATTTAACGACATTTCGTTGAGCCACTGCCATGAAGTCTACGCCCGTTTAGGTGTGAGCCTGACCCGCGCCGACGTGCACGGTGAAAGTGCGTATAACGCCGATCTCGAGCAAGTAGTTAAAGATTTAGATGCCCAAGGTTTATTAACCGAAAGCAACGGCGCCAAAGTTGTATTCCAAGAAGCCTTCCGCAATAAAGAAGGTGAGCCACTACCAGTGATCATCCAAAAAGCTGATGGCGGCTACTTGTATGCCACCTCAGATCTTGCGGCAATGCGCTACCGTTCGAACGTGTTAAAAGCCGATCGCGTACTGTATTTTGTTGACCTACGTCAGGCGCTGCATTTCCAACAAGTCTTCAGCCTAGCCAAGCTGGCTAAATTTGTTCGTGAAGATATGTCATTGGAACACTTAGGTTTTGGCACGATGAACGGCGAAGATGGCCGTCCATTCAAAACCCGTAGCGGCGGCGTCGTTAAGTTAGTCGACCTGTTAGAAGAAGCCAACGTGCGCGCACTTGAACTCGTTCGCAGCAAAAATCCAGATATGGATGAAGTCACGCTGACTGAAATCGCTCGCGTCGTTGGGATCAGTGCCGTTAAATATGCTGACTTGTCGAAAAACCGTACCAGCGATTACATATTCAGCTTCGAACAAATGCTCAGCTTCGAAGGCAATACCGCACCTTACCTGCTGTACGCATACACCCGTGTTGCAGGCATCTTCAAGCGTGTAACCGATCTGGATCTCAGCCAAGCGAAAATCGTGCTTGAGCATGAAAAAGAGAAAGACCTCGGTAACAAGTTAGCGCAGTTCGGTGAGATCCTCAGTCGCGTTGTCGATAAAGGTCAACCGCACGTACTGTGTGCTTACCTGTATGAATTAGCGGGAGCTTTCTCAAGTTTCTACGAAGCGTGCCCCGTACTTGCTGCTGATAACGACGCGCAAAAGAACAGCCGTTTATTACTCGCACAGCTGACGGCTCGTACGTTACAAAAAGGCCTAAATCTACTCGGTATCGAAACCTTAGAGCGGATGTAA
- the csrD gene encoding RNase E specificity factor CsrD, with the protein MKFTRMLTTKLTSFWLMSLAAIAFVFLLSAMMSFVQMTYKFQQQKVAELETMLVDQYQHQPDWDLEAWLPPMLLAYNAVDFRLTLKDEVIFAYEGNLTTQNAMVYDHVLDPKSGLRMQLTLTQPFDHYTFSWYEILILLVGVLAVAALVRFGYLWFSQQLDGIEELALRSRLILQGKHEQALAAPGNGKPRLINRALTKLLEELQDAQKERGRFDKFIRSNTFLDAETRIGNRLFLNNRLDALSHNQAMLAHGVIYLLEMDDLDLLQQSQGEAVTKELLNSTVNAISQLLQTQANSIFARRSHNQFAIVVPQISLIEADQFASKLLKICLSQPLPEVENSDNFFHLGCAYFTAGDNAAQLIEEADMALRAAQLQGNSNWFMYDKGAIDEEFAKGSVRWRSFLENALVQRRFFPFSQPIIDSDGNEHHKEIFTRARDNQGALIRATLFIPMANKCGLMPQVERQIIERVLLLLSNELADGVSNAQTNKKSAPQIYSINLSLDSLMSRAFTQWLKTTLLEYRHLTTRLIFEVSEDIVIQHQEKLQPKLDMIRKMGARLCVDHVGQQVVGTYYIRECHFDLIKLHRSIVRHIHLRPENQLFIRSLIGGLYRTEVQVCAEGIEVFEEWQTLQILGVGAAQGMYFSEPIEAK; encoded by the coding sequence ATGAAATTCACCCGAATGTTAACTACAAAATTAACCAGCTTTTGGTTAATGTCATTAGCCGCTATTGCCTTCGTATTTTTGCTTAGCGCTATGATGAGTTTCGTGCAGATGACCTATAAATTTCAGCAGCAAAAAGTCGCCGAACTCGAAACTATGTTAGTGGACCAATATCAACACCAACCCGATTGGGATTTGGAAGCTTGGCTGCCGCCCATGCTGCTCGCCTACAATGCTGTTGATTTTCGGCTGACCTTGAAAGATGAAGTGATCTTTGCCTATGAAGGCAATCTCACTACGCAAAATGCCATGGTGTATGACCATGTGTTAGATCCAAAATCTGGTCTGCGTATGCAGCTGACCTTGACCCAACCCTTCGATCATTACACTTTTAGTTGGTATGAAATCTTGATCCTGTTGGTCGGTGTGTTAGCTGTGGCTGCCTTAGTGCGTTTTGGCTATTTATGGTTTTCCCAGCAATTGGATGGCATTGAAGAATTAGCCTTACGCAGTCGATTGATTCTGCAAGGTAAGCACGAGCAAGCACTCGCGGCTCCCGGAAATGGCAAGCCAAGGCTGATTAACCGCGCTTTGACCAAGTTGTTAGAAGAATTACAAGACGCACAAAAAGAACGCGGTCGTTTTGACAAATTCATTCGTTCTAATACCTTTCTCGATGCGGAAACGCGCATTGGTAATCGACTTTTCTTAAATAACCGTCTCGACGCCCTTAGCCATAATCAGGCGATGCTCGCCCATGGGGTGATTTATTTATTAGAGATGGATGATCTGGATTTACTGCAGCAATCCCAAGGTGAAGCGGTAACCAAAGAGTTATTAAACTCAACAGTTAACGCGATAAGCCAATTGCTGCAAACTCAAGCCAACAGTATTTTTGCCCGTCGTTCCCACAATCAATTTGCCATAGTCGTGCCGCAAATCTCGTTAATTGAAGCCGACCAATTTGCCAGTAAGTTACTTAAGATATGTTTGAGCCAGCCTTTACCCGAAGTCGAGAATAGCGATAACTTTTTCCACCTCGGATGCGCTTATTTTACCGCAGGCGACAATGCGGCGCAGTTAATTGAAGAAGCCGATATGGCTTTGAGGGCGGCACAATTACAGGGTAACAGTAATTGGTTTATGTACGACAAAGGCGCGATTGATGAAGAGTTTGCTAAAGGCTCGGTGCGTTGGCGTAGCTTTTTAGAAAACGCGTTAGTGCAAAGGCGATTCTTCCCCTTTAGCCAGCCGATAATTGATTCAGATGGTAATGAGCACCATAAAGAGATATTTACTCGGGCGCGGGATAATCAAGGAGCGTTAATTCGTGCCACACTGTTTATTCCAATGGCGAATAAATGTGGTTTAATGCCGCAAGTCGAACGGCAAATTATTGAGCGGGTATTATTGTTACTGTCGAATGAATTAGCGGACGGCGTGTCGAATGCTCAAACAAATAAAAAATCAGCGCCACAGATATACAGTATTAATCTGAGTTTGGATTCGCTCATGAGTCGAGCTTTTACCCAATGGCTAAAAACGACGCTGTTAGAATATCGTCATTTGACCACACGACTGATTTTCGAAGTGTCGGAAGATATCGTGATTCAGCATCAAGAAAAGTTGCAGCCTAAATTAGATATGATCCGTAAAATGGGCGCGAGATTATGCGTCGATCATGTGGGCCAGCAGGTCGTTGGCACTTACTATATCCGTGAATGTCATTTTGATTTAATTAAGCTACATAGATCGATTGTGCGGCATATTCATTTACGCCCAGAAAACCAATTATTCATCCGTAGCTTGATTGGCGGTTTGTATCGAACGGAAGTGCAAGTTTGTGCCGAAGGGATTGAAGTCTTCGAAGAATGGCAGACACTGCAAATCCTCGGCGTTGGCGCAGCGCAGGGAATGTATTTCAGTGAACCCATTGAAGCTAAGTAA
- a CDS encoding FimV/HubP family polar landmark protein, with protein sequence MANIVKSLGLLALVCSAQSMAQVSHVSVNSRMFELGGYPKLRVNVIADNQDMSRLEFVVQQAGSEEKLMVEALNRFLVLLTGVEDVKDDKAKLLVREYRLDRWYEVKSINLFGEAKPTLATLTVKAASGSKNTTTALVQKRADKVNAQPVKVAAESTPVVEAKPATAVIAAANTHVDTKPTVPAPEVVTGFKFPEAANEQNTQVAEVKPVVKISEPVAAKTTPVETVVPETVMSEVVATETAKTTHSELKANAVETSPTASQTPEHCQLTYLAGETLWRIANRYANDWDVSVYGAMLAIYEANPAAFSKNKINALKSNAALSCPSKMILAQHANAKEALAMFEAKEAEK encoded by the coding sequence ATGGCTAATATAGTGAAATCATTAGGTCTACTCGCGTTAGTGTGTAGCGCACAGAGCATGGCTCAAGTCTCCCATGTGAGCGTTAACAGCCGCATGTTTGAGTTAGGTGGTTATCCTAAACTCAGGGTGAATGTGATTGCGGACAATCAAGACATGTCGCGCTTAGAGTTTGTAGTGCAGCAAGCCGGCAGCGAAGAAAAGTTAATGGTTGAGGCGCTTAATCGCTTTTTAGTTTTGCTTACGGGTGTTGAAGATGTAAAAGATGACAAGGCTAAACTCTTAGTGAGGGAGTATCGACTCGACCGATGGTATGAGGTCAAAAGTATCAATCTATTTGGTGAGGCTAAGCCAACATTGGCCACGCTAACCGTAAAAGCGGCATCGGGCAGTAAAAATACGACGACAGCGCTGGTGCAAAAGCGTGCGGATAAAGTGAATGCTCAGCCTGTAAAAGTGGCCGCTGAATCCACGCCAGTGGTGGAGGCTAAGCCTGCGACGGCGGTTATCGCGGCTGCAAATACTCATGTCGATACTAAGCCCACAGTGCCAGCGCCTGAAGTCGTGACTGGCTTTAAATTCCCTGAAGCAGCGAATGAGCAAAATACACAGGTTGCCGAAGTAAAGCCTGTCGTTAAAATCTCTGAACCTGTTGCTGCTAAAACAACGCCTGTTGAAACTGTAGTACCTGAGACTGTTATGTCTGAAGTCGTAGCTACAGAAACTGCGAAGACAACACATAGCGAACTCAAGGCGAATGCTGTTGAAACGTCCCCAACAGCTTCGCAGACACCTGAACATTGTCAGTTAACTTATCTTGCTGGTGAGACCTTGTGGCGTATCGCCAATCGCTATGCCAACGATTGGGACGTGAGTGTTTATGGCGCTATGCTGGCGATCTACGAGGCGAATCCAGCGGCTTTCTCAAAAAATAAAATCAACGCACTCAAGAGTAATGCGGCTCTGTCCTGTCCTTCAAAAATGATTTTGGCACAGCATGCTAACGCCAAAGAGGCGCTGGCGATGTTTGAAGCTAAAGAGGCGGAAAAATGA
- a CDS encoding SPFH domain-containing protein, which translates to MNIPLDTDLIVMAIWGLIFAIFVIKLFQSIRLVPTKSAYIVERLGKYHSTLDAGFHTLIPFVDKVAFIHDLKEETIDVPPQECFSSDEVNVEVDGVIYISVTDPVKASYGITDYRYAAIQLAQTTTRSVIGTLDLDRTFEERDVISAKVVQVLDQAGAMWGIRVHRYEIKNITPPETVKNAMEMQVNAERERRALLAKSEGDKQSKINRSEGVKAETVNRSEGEMQRRINEAEGKAEEILTISRATAESIERLATVIAAPGGHNALRMQLGEQYFKQLDGLSQKNSRVVLPGNMVDFDYWMNSIGLTEEKPS; encoded by the coding sequence ATGAATATTCCATTAGATACAGATTTGATTGTGATGGCAATTTGGGGACTGATTTTTGCCATTTTCGTGATTAAGCTTTTCCAATCAATTCGCCTAGTACCCACTAAATCGGCTTATATTGTTGAGCGTTTAGGTAAGTACCACAGCACCTTAGATGCGGGTTTCCATACCTTGATCCCCTTTGTGGACAAAGTCGCTTTCATTCATGATTTGAAAGAAGAGACCATCGATGTACCGCCGCAGGAGTGTTTTTCGAGCGACGAAGTTAACGTTGAAGTGGACGGGGTGATTTATATCTCTGTGACCGACCCAGTCAAAGCCAGTTACGGTATTACTGATTATCGCTACGCGGCTATCCAGTTGGCGCAAACCACCACACGCTCTGTCATTGGGACGCTGGACCTTGACCGCACCTTTGAAGAGCGTGATGTGATTTCTGCCAAGGTCGTGCAGGTATTAGATCAAGCCGGTGCCATGTGGGGAATACGCGTGCATCGTTATGAGATTAAAAATATCACCCCACCTGAAACCGTTAAAAATGCCATGGAAATGCAAGTGAATGCTGAGCGTGAGCGCCGGGCATTATTGGCTAAGAGTGAAGGCGACAAGCAGAGCAAGATTAACCGTTCAGAAGGTGTTAAAGCTGAGACGGTAAACCGCTCTGAAGGTGAGATGCAGCGACGTATTAACGAAGCTGAAGGTAAGGCTGAGGAAATTTTAACTATTTCCCGTGCGACGGCGGAATCGATCGAACGTCTTGCCACAGTTATTGCTGCGCCGGGTGGCCACAATGCCCTGCGGATGCAACTTGGTGAACAGTACTTTAAACAGCTCGATGGCTTAAGCCAGAAGAATAGCCGAGTGGTATTGCCGGGTAATATGGTGGATTTCGATTACTGGATGAATAGCATAGGCTTAACGGAAGAAAAACCGAGCTAA
- the priA gene encoding primosomal protein N', producing the protein MSLFVEVALPVPMRQTFSYRVPETYPSTPQIGVRVKVPFGRQQLIGLVTGITDTCSLAPKQIKSVLEFIDDKPLLPESLYKLTLWAARYYFCSQGQMLTQALPVALRKGLDAAPQKIQFWQLTEIGQNIAPEAVKRAPAQKKLLELLKPASLTQEEVISLDISKAALKALEDKGWVARHEKIAELNLDWRTTLEMDETPHKLNKEQAVAVATLNLQQGYHCTLLEGITGSGKTEVYLAVLEEILKQGKQALILVPEIGLTPQTINRFKRRFKVNVAILHSGLTDNQRLEAWRQARCGQAAIIIGTRSALFTPMAYPGIIILDEEHDSSFKQQEGVGYHARDLAVMRGHLESIPVILGTATPSLESLQNALSGRYHHLQLGERAGAAKKVRQGIIDIKNMPLKAGMSVPLLNEIRLHLDAGNQVLLFLNRRGFAPALLCHECGHLHECDRCDAFFTVHQSLGEICCHHCGNQYAIPKQCHKCGSTMLMGQGIGTEQLAEALQQEFPKHPVVRIDRDTTRLKGSLETHLNAIHKGEYKILVGTQMLAKGHHFPDVTLVGLLDVDGALFSADFRAPERFGQLYTQVAGRAGRASKPGTVLLQTHQSDNPILRDLLHRGYGEFARSQLKERQQALLPPAWHMVLVRAEAHLASDADNFLNAFAALLPQDKEFEVIGPMPAPLDKKAGKFRRQLLFQAKNRNRLQQEFERIHPLVEQLIEAKRCRWSLDRDPQDLL; encoded by the coding sequence ATGTCATTGTTTGTCGAAGTTGCGTTACCTGTGCCTATGCGGCAAACCTTTAGCTACCGCGTACCCGAAACTTATCCTAGTACACCGCAGATAGGCGTGCGCGTTAAAGTCCCCTTCGGTCGTCAACAATTAATCGGATTAGTCACAGGTATCACAGATACGTGCAGCTTAGCGCCTAAGCAGATTAAGTCTGTGCTTGAGTTTATCGACGATAAACCTTTGTTGCCTGAATCACTTTATAAATTAACCCTTTGGGCCGCGAGATACTATTTTTGCAGCCAAGGGCAGATGCTAACCCAAGCCTTACCAGTGGCCCTTCGCAAAGGGCTCGATGCCGCGCCGCAAAAGATCCAATTCTGGCAATTAACTGAGATAGGCCAAAATATTGCGCCCGAAGCGGTTAAGCGAGCACCCGCACAGAAAAAATTACTCGAGTTACTCAAACCCGCCAGCTTAACCCAAGAAGAAGTGATCAGCTTAGATATCAGTAAAGCGGCACTGAAAGCCCTAGAAGATAAAGGCTGGGTGGCACGCCACGAAAAAATCGCCGAGCTTAACCTCGACTGGCGTACCACACTCGAAATGGACGAAACGCCACATAAACTCAATAAAGAACAAGCCGTCGCCGTTGCCACGTTAAATCTGCAACAAGGGTATCACTGTACTTTATTAGAAGGCATTACCGGTTCGGGTAAAACTGAAGTCTATTTGGCGGTGCTCGAGGAAATCCTCAAGCAAGGCAAGCAAGCGTTAATTTTAGTGCCTGAAATCGGTTTAACACCCCAGACTATCAATCGCTTTAAGCGCCGTTTTAAAGTCAATGTCGCCATATTGCACTCAGGGTTAACCGACAATCAAAGACTCGAAGCTTGGCGCCAAGCCCGCTGTGGTCAGGCCGCCATCATTATCGGCACCCGCTCGGCTTTGTTCACGCCGATGGCCTATCCCGGCATCATCATACTCGATGAAGAACACGACAGTAGCTTCAAGCAACAGGAAGGCGTCGGTTACCACGCCCGTGACTTGGCAGTCATGCGAGGCCATTTAGAATCAATTCCTGTGATATTAGGCACGGCAACCCCCTCACTCGAAAGTCTACAAAATGCCTTAAGTGGCCGTTACCATCATTTGCAATTGGGTGAGCGCGCTGGCGCAGCTAAAAAAGTGCGCCAAGGCATTATCGACATTAAAAATATGCCGTTAAAAGCAGGAATGTCGGTGCCGCTGCTGAACGAAATCCGTCTGCATTTAGACGCAGGCAACCAAGTATTACTGTTTCTCAATCGCCGCGGCTTCGCACCCGCTCTGCTTTGCCACGAGTGTGGGCACTTACACGAGTGCGACCGCTGCGACGCGTTTTTCACAGTGCATCAATCCCTTGGTGAAATTTGCTGCCACCATTGCGGCAATCAATATGCCATACCTAAGCAATGTCACAAATGTGGTAGCACTATGTTGATGGGCCAAGGTATAGGCACAGAGCAACTCGCCGAGGCACTGCAACAGGAGTTTCCGAAACATCCAGTGGTGCGCATCGACCGCGATACCACTCGCCTAAAAGGCTCATTAGAAACCCACTTAAACGCAATTCATAAGGGCGAATATAAAATCCTCGTCGGCACGCAAATGCTAGCCAAAGGTCATCACTTTCCTGATGTGACGCTTGTTGGGCTACTCGATGTCGATGGCGCCTTATTTAGCGCCGACTTCCGCGCGCCCGAGCGTTTTGGGCAACTCTATACCCAAGTCGCCGGTCGTGCTGGGCGCGCCAGCAAACCCGGCACGGTATTATTGCAAACTCACCAGAGCGACAATCCTATTTTGCGGGATTTGCTGCATCGCGGTTATGGCGAGTTTGCCCGCAGCCAGTTAAAAGAGCGTCAACAAGCACTGCTGCCGCCAGCATGGCACATGGTGTTGGTGCGCGCCGAAGCGCACTTAGCCAGTGATGCCGATAACTTTCTCAACGCCTTCGCCGCGCTTTTGCCGCAAGATAAAGAATTTGAGGTAATTGGTCCTATGCCAGCGCCCTTAGATAAAAAAGCCGGCAAGTTCCGTCGCCAACTGCTATTCCAAGCTAAAAACCGCAACCGTCTGCAGCAAGAGTTTGAACGTATTCATCCGCTTGTAGAGCAGCTTATCGAAGCCAAGCGCTGCCGATGGAGCTTAGACAGAGATCCACAGGATCTCCTCTGA
- the rpmE gene encoding 50S ribosomal protein L31, translating into MKPGIHPKYAIITANCTCGNVIKVNSTAGKDLHLDVCGACHPFYTGTQKVVDTGGRIDKFNKRFAVLAKK; encoded by the coding sequence ATGAAACCAGGTATCCACCCAAAATACGCTATCATCACTGCAAACTGTACTTGTGGTAACGTTATCAAAGTAAACTCTACTGCTGGTAAAGATCTGCATTTAGACGTATGTGGTGCTTGTCACCCATTCTACACTGGTACACAAAAAGTTGTTGATACTGGCGGTCGTATCGACAAATTCAACAAGCGCTTCGCAGTGCTTGCAAAGAAATAA
- a CDS encoding malic enzyme-like NAD(P)-binding protein, which translates to MSDIRQQALDYHEFPIPGKTAVCLTKPAETSHDLALAYSPGVAEPVREIAANPDNAYRYTNKGNTVAVITNGTAILGLGNLGPLASKPVMEGKALLFKHFANIDSTDIEITHNTPEEFINTVAAIADTFGGINLEDIKAPECFVIERELIARCKVPVFHDDQHGTAIVTAAGMINALEIQGKLIRDATFVCMGAGAAAIACMTMLVKCGANRANIYMLDTKGVIHSGRTDLNEYKALFANDTDKRTLLDVIKGADVFLGLSGPDVIGAEEVALMADKPVIFACSNPDPEIKPALAHATRSDLIMGTGRSDYPNQVNNVLCFPFIFRGALDVRASCINDEMKIAAVHAIAALAKEPVPASVLKAYPNVTSLSFGPEYVLPKPMDPRLLPNVARAVAQAAIDSGVAAIPTLPKYAD; encoded by the coding sequence ATGTCAGATATTCGTCAACAAGCACTCGATTATCATGAATTTCCAATACCAGGCAAAACCGCAGTTTGCCTTACCAAACCTGCCGAAACGAGTCACGATCTCGCCCTAGCTTATAGCCCTGGTGTGGCTGAGCCTGTGCGTGAAATCGCGGCTAATCCTGACAATGCGTATCGTTATACCAATAAAGGTAATACGGTTGCCGTGATTACTAATGGTACGGCGATCTTAGGTTTAGGCAATTTAGGCCCCTTGGCTTCTAAACCTGTGATGGAAGGCAAAGCATTATTGTTCAAGCATTTTGCAAATATCGATTCGACAGATATTGAGATCACCCACAATACGCCTGAAGAATTTATCAATACAGTTGCAGCGATTGCTGACACTTTTGGTGGTATCAATCTTGAAGATATTAAAGCGCCCGAATGCTTTGTTATCGAACGTGAATTGATTGCCCGTTGTAAAGTGCCGGTATTCCATGACGATCAGCACGGCACCGCAATTGTGACTGCGGCGGGTATGATTAATGCGCTGGAAATTCAAGGCAAGTTGATCCGCGACGCAACGTTTGTATGTATGGGCGCCGGTGCTGCTGCCATTGCTTGTATGACTATGTTGGTCAAATGTGGTGCGAATCGCGCTAACATTTATATGCTAGACACTAAAGGTGTTATTCATTCTGGCCGTACGGATCTTAATGAATATAAAGCGCTATTTGCGAATGATACCGATAAACGCACGCTTCTTGATGTTATTAAAGGCGCAGACGTGTTTTTAGGTCTATCAGGTCCTGACGTGATTGGTGCAGAAGAAGTTGCGCTGATGGCTGATAAGCCGGTGATTTTTGCCTGTTCTAACCCAGATCCTGAAATCAAACCGGCACTGGCTCACGCAACGCGTAGCGATTTGATCATGGGTACGGGTCGCAGCGATTATCCAAACCAAGTGAATAACGTATTGTGTTTCCCGTTTATTTTCCGTGGTGCCTTGGATGTACGTGCGTCATGCATTAATGATGAGATGAAAATCGCCGCAGTTCATGCCATTGCTGCACTGGCAAAAGAGCCTGTGCCTGCGAGTGTATTAAAGGCTTATCCTAATGTGACTTCACTGAGTTTTGGCCCTGAATATGTGCTACCAAAACCTATGGACCCACGTTTGTTGCCTAATGTTGCCCGTGCGGTTGCACAAGCGGCGATTGACTCTGGTGTCGCTGCTATCCCTACTTTACCTAAATACGCTGACTAA